The nucleotide window TATTGCGGGAAGCTTAAAATCTAAAGGTCAGTATGGTCAGGCTAGACAATATTATAGAGAATCATTAAAGTTAAATCCATCCAATGGAAGACCTTATTTGATGATTGCAAATATGTATGCCGCAAGTGCTAACAATTGTGGTGATTCCCACTTTACTAAAAGAGCAGTGTTCTGGTTGGCAGCAAATGAAGCTAGAAGGGCTGGTAGCGTTGATCCTACATTAAGGTCAGCAGCATCTCAAACAGCTGCAAACTATGAGGCCAAGGCTCCAACAAGAAGTGAAATCTTCTCAGAGGATATGTCTGGAAAAACAATCAATATTGGATGCTGGATTGGCTCTAGTGTACAAGTACCTAAATTGTAATTGGTTAATAACAATCTTCATATTATTTATAGCATGGTCGCAGTATTTTCTGTGACCATGTTTTTTTCATGTAAGGACAACTTTAAGGAGGTTCAAAAAATTGGTATTACACAAAATGAGCCTATTAGTGAGGCAAGGGGTATCAATTTGAAATATACGGATTCTGGTGAGGTTAAAGCACACTTGGTAAGTCCAAAAATGTATGACTATAGTAACAGGGATTTCCCCTTTAATGAATTTCCTGACGGAATAAAACTTACCATTTTTGATGATAAGGGAAATGAAAATTATATTTTCTCTGATTATGCTGTTTATTATGGTAGAACCAAATTGATAGATCTTCAGGGTAATGTTCAGCTCATAACAAATATGAATGATACACTTCTTACGGACCAGATCTATTATGATGAGATTCGTCAATGGGTTTTTACCAATTATCCCGTAACCATAATATCTAAAGGCAACGTCAGTGAAGGGAATATTTTAGATTCAGACCGAAATTTTAAGGAACTTCAACTTATGGAAGGACGTGCTGACGTTTACGTGAACGATAATAATTAATTATCTTTGAAGCGAAATAAATCGACTTATGAAATTGATGAAATTTTTCCAGTATGTATACCTTGTATTTGTTGTACTCTTCATATATGACGGTATTCAACATTACAATGATGGCACAAACCGAATGTGGGTATCTTTTGCTTTGGCTGGTTTAGCGCTTTTCATGTTTTACTTTAGGAGAAAATATAGAAAGAAGTTCGAGCAACAAAATCGTAAATAATTCCATTTCATGGAGACCGCTTGGTTGATTGTAATTTTAATGCTGATTCTTTCAGCATTTTTTTCTGGTATGGAGATAGCCTTCGTTTCTTCCAACAAAATTCATATTGAAATTGAGAAGAAAAAGGAAGATTTTCTTGCCGGAATTTTAACCAAAATAACTGATAGGCCATCCAAATTTATTGCCACTATGCTCATTGGCAACAATATTGCTCTGGTAATATATGGTTTTTTAATGGGAGATATATTGGTGGATTGGTTTCAGTCTATGCTTCCGGCGAATTCAACCGTTGTCAATTATTTATTAAATGATTTGAGTTTATTAAGTCAAACGGTTATATCTACCCTCATTATATTAATTACTGCGGAATTTCTTCCCAAAGTATTTTTTCAGATTTACTCCAATACGTTTCTTCGACTATTTGCTGTGCCAGCCTATTTATTTTATATGCTATTTACCTATATCTCAGATTTTGTCATCTGGATTTCAAATAAAGTATTGAAGTATTTTTTTAAGGCAGATGGGGACGATGTTAAATTGGCCATGACAAAGGTGGAATTAGGTCATTACATAAGTGAACAAATGGAATCTATAGAGGAAGACGATGAGGTTGATAGTGAGATACAGATATTTCAAAATGCCTTAGAGTTTTCAGAGGTTAAAGCGAGAGCAGTAATGATTCCAAGGACGGAAATTGTTGCAGTAGATGTTACGGATTCCGTTAAAAATGTTAATGCACTATTTACTTCTACCGGACTTTCCAAAATATTGGTTTATAAAGGAACCATTGATGATATTGTGGGCTATGTTCATTCTTTCGAACTATTTAAAAAGCCAAAATCACTTTCTTCTATATCTCGCCCAGTATTGTATGTCCCAGAAACCATGCTTGTTAAAGATATACTAAACATGCTTACCAGAAGGCGAATGAGTATGGCCGTTGTTATAGATGAGTATGGAGGAACTGCGGGTATTATGACGATTGAAGATATAGTTGAGGAACTTTTTGGGGAGATTGAGGATGAGCATGATACAGTTGTGCTGATAGAGGAGCAATTGGACGAACGAAACTATAAATTTTCGGCGCGTCTGGAAGTGGATTACATAAATGAAACTTATAAATTAGATCTGCCTGAAGGCGAAAACTATGAGACTTTGGGCGGTCTAATAATGGATGAAACTGAAGGTATCCCAGATGTAAATGAAGTAATTCTCATTGAAAATTTTCAGTTTAAAATCTTGGAAGCATCCTCTACGAAAATAGATGTGGTATCCCTTAGAATCCTTGAAGAGGACTAATCTTCTAAACCATTAATAAATCTGTTAATCGGCTTTTTTTTATTCATTTAAAATGGTATTTTCGCGCACTTATATTTTAGAAAATTTTCAATAAAAAATGGCAGTTTTAAATAAAATCAGACAACGATCACTGTTTTTAATTTTGGTTATTGCTTTGGCATTGTTCTCATTTGTTCTTGCAGACTTATTCAAGAATAGCAGTGCCCTTACAGGTGGTTCACAAGATGTTGTCGCAACGGTAAATGGAGAGGATATTAACCGCACAACGTTTGCGGATAGGGTAGAATTGATGCAACGCCAAATGGGTCCGGCTTCAACATCCACCCAAGCCATGGATAGGGTATACAATCAACAAGTAAAAGAAGTGTTGATTGAACAGCAATTACAGGAGTTGGGTTATACCGTAGAACAGGCAGAAACAAGAGAGCTTTTAAGGAATGCTTTTGCCTCCTATCCAGAATTTACTAATGAAGCAGGCATGTTCGATGAAGCTAAATTGAATGAATATATTGCCAACTTAAAGGCAATTGCGCCCCAACCTGCACCTCTTGGAAACTTTCAAATGACGTATGCCGATTGGGTTAATTATGAAGCTACTTTAGGTAGAAATGCACAAGAACAGGCATATTACAATATGATTAAAGCTGGCTTAAATGCAACTTTGGGAGAAGCTGAGGATGAATATATGTTGGAGAGCAATACAGTGGATGTTCGTTTTGTTCAACTTCCATTTACAAGTATCGCTGATAGCTTAGTTGAAGTTACTAAATCTGATATTAAAAACTATATAGATAAGAATCCAGATCAATATCAAGTTGAAGATTCTAGAGATATTGTTTTTGTTGAATTTACAGAGCAACCAACTGTTGAGGATGAAGAAGCCGTAAAAGAAAATTTATTGGCACTTCTTCAAAATAGGGTGGAGTATAATAAGGAAACAAAAACCAATGATTCAGTATATGGTTTTAGGGATTTAACTGCCGATAAAATTGGTGAGTTTGTAAATTCAAATTCAGATATACGTTATTCCGATAACTTTATTTTTAAGAATGCACTTCCGCTGAACTACAGAGATAGTATTTACGATTTGAATGTCGGTGATATTTTTGGTCCATATAAAGATGCTGGCTATTATAAGTTAAGTAAAGTGGTGGCTGAAAAACAAATCCCAGATTCAGTAAAATCTCGTCACATACTAATTCCATACATCGGTGCGCAAATGGCACAACCAGATGTAATTAGAACTCCAGATCAGGCCAAACAGTTGGCAGATAGTTTATATAATGTTCTCCAAAAGAACAAATCTAAATTTGGAGAATTTGTTACTGAATATTCTTCTGACCAAGGAAGTGTAAATAATGGTGGTGAGTACGATTTTCATAGTTTCGGGACTATGGTTAAGCCATTCAATGACTTTGAGTTTGAAAATGCTCCGGGCAGTATGAAAGTTGTTGAAACTGTGTTTGGATACCATATCGTGGAAGTGTTGGAGCAGTCATCAAAGAAGCGAGCTATTAAGGTGGCTACTATTGCTGAGAAAATTGAGCCTTCTGAAAATACGATAGACGAGGTTTTTAATGAAACTTCAAAATTTGAAATAGCTATTAAGGAAAAGGCTTTTCGTGATGTCGCAAAAGAGAATGGATACAACGTTAGACCTGTTAACAATATCAAAGAATTACAGGAAATGCTTCCAGGTTTAGGAAATCAAAGAACTATCGTTAGATGGGCGTTTGAGGATGAAACTGATTTAGGTGAGTTCAAGAGATTTTCTTTAGCCGGTGGAGGTTATGTAGTTGTTCAATTGGTTGGTAAGCACAAAGCTGGATTAATGGATCCTGAAAATGCATCTGCAACTGCAATTGCAGAAATTAGGAACCAAAAGAAAGCTGAAATGTTGAAATCTAAAGTTTCTGCAACCTCACTTGATGATATAGCAAAGAACAACAATACTTCAGTTAGGACTGCCGCTGCCGTGAATATGAAAAATCCAACTTTGGCCGGTGCTGGTTTGGAGCCTAAGGTTGTAGGTGTAGCTTTTGGATTGAAAGAAGGTGAAATTTCTGATTTGGTTGTTGGAAACAAAGGTGTCTACAAAATTGAAGTTACTAAGAAAACTGATGCGGCAAAATTGGATAATTACCAGGGTGTTTTAAGTAGATTGAATAGCTCCGCTGGTGCGAATGTTCAAACCAAAGTGTTTGATGCACTTAAGAATGCTGCAGAAATAGATGATTACAGAGGAAGATTTTATTAATTAAAAATTCCATAAAATATTAAAAAGCACTGATTTTCAGTGCTTTTTTTATAGAATTAAATTATGATAGGGTATGATTACGTTAAATCCTTTTTCTTGAAAATAGGTGTAAGGTTCTTCCTCTGTTGCAGCCAAAATAAAATCGCCACCCCATGCCCCTAAACTTTTTAGGACTCCTTTG belongs to Aegicerativicinus sediminis and includes:
- the lptC gene encoding LPS export ABC transporter periplasmic protein LptC, with amino-acid sequence MVAVFSVTMFFSCKDNFKEVQKIGITQNEPISEARGINLKYTDSGEVKAHLVSPKMYDYSNRDFPFNEFPDGIKLTIFDDKGNENYIFSDYAVYYGRTKLIDLQGNVQLITNMNDTLLTDQIYYDEIRQWVFTNYPVTIISKGNVSEGNILDSDRNFKELQLMEGRADVYVNDNN
- a CDS encoding hemolysin family protein gives rise to the protein METAWLIVILMLILSAFFSGMEIAFVSSNKIHIEIEKKKEDFLAGILTKITDRPSKFIATMLIGNNIALVIYGFLMGDILVDWFQSMLPANSTVVNYLLNDLSLLSQTVISTLIILITAEFLPKVFFQIYSNTFLRLFAVPAYLFYMLFTYISDFVIWISNKVLKYFFKADGDDVKLAMTKVELGHYISEQMESIEEDDEVDSEIQIFQNALEFSEVKARAVMIPRTEIVAVDVTDSVKNVNALFTSTGLSKILVYKGTIDDIVGYVHSFELFKKPKSLSSISRPVLYVPETMLVKDILNMLTRRRMSMAVVIDEYGGTAGIMTIEDIVEELFGEIEDEHDTVVLIEEQLDERNYKFSARLEVDYINETYKLDLPEGENYETLGGLIMDETEGIPDVNEVILIENFQFKILEASSTKIDVVSLRILEED
- a CDS encoding peptidylprolyl isomerase is translated as MAVLNKIRQRSLFLILVIALALFSFVLADLFKNSSALTGGSQDVVATVNGEDINRTTFADRVELMQRQMGPASTSTQAMDRVYNQQVKEVLIEQQLQELGYTVEQAETRELLRNAFASYPEFTNEAGMFDEAKLNEYIANLKAIAPQPAPLGNFQMTYADWVNYEATLGRNAQEQAYYNMIKAGLNATLGEAEDEYMLESNTVDVRFVQLPFTSIADSLVEVTKSDIKNYIDKNPDQYQVEDSRDIVFVEFTEQPTVEDEEAVKENLLALLQNRVEYNKETKTNDSVYGFRDLTADKIGEFVNSNSDIRYSDNFIFKNALPLNYRDSIYDLNVGDIFGPYKDAGYYKLSKVVAEKQIPDSVKSRHILIPYIGAQMAQPDVIRTPDQAKQLADSLYNVLQKNKSKFGEFVTEYSSDQGSVNNGGEYDFHSFGTMVKPFNDFEFENAPGSMKVVETVFGYHIVEVLEQSSKKRAIKVATIAEKIEPSENTIDEVFNETSKFEIAIKEKAFRDVAKENGYNVRPVNNIKELQEMLPGLGNQRTIVRWAFEDETDLGEFKRFSLAGGGYVVVQLVGKHKAGLMDPENASATAIAEIRNQKKAEMLKSKVSATSLDDIAKNNNTSVRTAAAVNMKNPTLAGAGLEPKVVGVAFGLKEGEISDLVVGNKGVYKIEVTKKTDAAKLDNYQGVLSRLNSSAGANVQTKVFDALKNAAEIDDYRGRFY